Proteins found in one Geomonas subterranea genomic segment:
- a CDS encoding enolase C-terminal domain-like protein, translating to MEKVSFVIDDAQAAIIRAPLVTPFRISTGQHDELENVFIRLRASDGACGFGEAAVATHITGETVAETLENLHSAASALRGRRINDPAATCREFAPAFAGNHAALAALEMALLDLSARVRGIPFYQLFTPVAAQPLLSFSTDITVVIGTVEEARATALTFAQRGFSSFKIKIGRNEEEDLQRILAVREMAPGCALILDANMGFSATRMLAFLDLLDAKGARPLLLEQPVPKQDWEGLTAITAALEGTGTLVCADESVGSLAAARRAVETNAVSAINIKFMKSGILEGAEIARLAVANGKRLMLGAMMESALAITASAHFAAGLGCFDFIDLDTTFFLKGDLARSPYLDDSGRFDLTRAGSGIGVAPDLP from the coding sequence ATGGAGAAGGTCTCTTTTGTAATAGACGATGCGCAGGCTGCCATAATCCGTGCGCCGCTGGTGACGCCGTTCAGGATCTCCACCGGGCAACACGACGAGCTGGAGAACGTCTTCATCCGGCTGCGGGCCAGCGACGGCGCCTGCGGTTTCGGAGAGGCGGCAGTCGCGACGCACATAACCGGCGAAACGGTCGCCGAGACGCTGGAGAACCTGCACAGCGCGGCATCGGCGCTGCGCGGGCGCCGGATCAACGATCCCGCCGCGACCTGCCGGGAATTCGCCCCGGCTTTCGCCGGCAACCACGCGGCGCTGGCCGCGCTGGAGATGGCGCTGCTCGATCTCTCCGCGCGCGTCCGGGGGATACCGTTTTACCAGCTGTTCACGCCGGTCGCCGCGCAGCCGCTGCTGTCGTTTAGCACCGACATCACCGTGGTGATCGGAACGGTCGAGGAGGCCCGCGCTACTGCGCTCACCTTCGCGCAACGCGGTTTCAGCTCGTTCAAGATAAAGATAGGAAGGAACGAGGAAGAGGACCTGCAACGGATCCTGGCGGTGCGGGAGATGGCGCCGGGATGCGCGCTCATCCTCGACGCCAACATGGGGTTCAGCGCGACGCGGATGCTCGCCTTCCTGGACCTGCTCGACGCCAAGGGGGCGCGCCCGCTCCTTTTGGAGCAGCCGGTCCCGAAACAGGACTGGGAAGGGCTGACGGCGATCACCGCGGCGCTCGAGGGGACCGGTACCCTGGTCTGCGCCGACGAAAGCGTCGGCTCCCTCGCCGCGGCCCGGCGCGCGGTCGAGACCAACGCGGTCAGCGCCATCAACATCAAGTTCATGAAAAGCGGCATCCTCGAAGGAGCGGAGATCGCCCGGCTCGCCGTCGCCAACGGGAAGCGGCTCATGCTGGGGGCGATGATGGAAAGCGCCCTCGCCATCACCGCCTCGGCCCACTTCGCCGCGGGCCTTGGCTGCTTCGACTTCATCGACCTCGACACCACCTTCTTCCTGAAGGGGGACCTGGCCCGCTCCCCCTACCTGGACGACAGCGGCAGGTTCGACCTGACCCGTGCGGGTAGCGGCATCGGCGTGGCGCCCGATCTGCCATGA